Genomic DNA from Caloranaerobacter ferrireducens:
GGTTTACAGAATTGTAGTTAATACTACAATTGATTTTATAAGAAGTAAAAAGGTGATTTATTCACTAGATGAAACTATTAAATCTGAAAAAGGCGATATAAAAAGAGAAGTTGCAGATTATGAAAATACTCCTGAAATTGAGTTGGAAAGAAAGCTGACTAAGGAATTAGTACAAAAATCGATAGATAAATTAGATGATATACATAGAACGGTTATAATATTGAGAGATATACAGGGGTTTAGTTATGACGAAATTTCAGAGATATTAGATTGTTCGCTTGGGACTGTTAAATCTAGGATAAGTAGAGGAAGAATTGCTTTAAAAGAAATTATTTTAAAAGAAATGGAACCTAAAGAAGTGAATTCAAGTCAAAAAAAATGAAAGGAGGGAGACTATGGATTGTAAAAGTTTTGAAGAAAAAATGTCTCTTTATATAGATGATATGCTAGATGCAGTTGAAAAAAATGAGTTTAAGCAGCATTTAAATGAATGTAGTAAATGCAGAACCTTATTTAAGAACATGAATAGTATTGTCAATTACGCTAGAGATTGTGAAGAAATAGAATTGCCTGAAGATTTTAATGAAAAGCTTAGAATAAAACTTAAAGAAATTAAGAAACCAAAAGGTTATAAAAATAAGTTCAAGGTATTATCTACGATAGCTGCTGCCTTCTTAATAGTAATAATTTCTGTTTCGGCTATTTTGATGGTGATAAATTTTCCAGGTAACAATTTTAAAATGGGAAAAAGCATGGTAGAAGAAAGAGCGAATTATGATACTCAAGAAGCACCTATGCAAATGGCTAGTGAGTTTAAACCAAGTCAACCAGAATTAGATAGAGGAGAAGCTTCTGATTATAGCACTAGCTATGGTACAGATTCTAATAGAGCAGAGTCAATTACACTTACAGATGAAGAAAATGCAAAACAAAGTAAATTAGAAAATAGAAAAATAATTGATGAAGCCTATGTAGAATTAGATGTAGAAGATTATGATAAAGTTTTCAATGAAATAATAGATTATGTAAAATTCTTAGGTGGTTATATAGAAAATTCAGAGTCAGGATATCAATACAATAAGTTTAGAGAAGAAAAAGAGCCGTTAAAAAGAGGTTATTTAAGAGTCAGAGTGCCATCTGATAAATTTGAAGATGCTATTAAATATATTGATAGTTTGGGAATTATAAAGAGAAAAAATTTAACTGGAAGAGATATAACAGAGCAGTATTATGACATTGAAAATAGAGTTAAGAATTTAAAAATACAAGAGGAAAGATTAAGAGAGATTTTAAGAAAAGCTGAAAAAGTAGAAGAAATACTTATGATTGAAAATGAGTTAAGAAGAATAAGGACCGAAATAGATCAAAATACGAGTGTATTAAAAAAATGGGATAGCTTAGTAGCTTTAGCTACGATTAATATAAGTTTAAATGAAGTTGAAATATTAAATAAGGAAATAAAAAATGTAGATAAAAGCATATTTGAAAAATCTAAGGAAGGTTTTATTACAACAGTAAATAATATAATTAAGTTGTTTGAAAAAACGATTATATTTTTAATAACTATATTACCTATAATTATTTTAATATCTATCTTGTTTGCAATAGCTTACTTTTTATACCAAAAATATAAGTATAGGAGGGATTAATGTGAAAAATAAGATTGCTATATTGAGTATTTTATTTGCTTTAGTTTTAATTGGAGGTTATGTTTTAGGTTCGACTTCTCAAACTGTAGATAATGTATTAGCTGATGAAAAAAATGATTTAGGAAATACAATTACAGTAAGTGGAGAGGGAGTAGTTAAGGTAAAACCAGATATAGCTTATATTAATATAGGGATTGAGACTATTGGCAAGAATAGTCAGGATGCACAGATAGAAAATAAGAATAAAATGACAAATATAATGAGTAAAATCAGAAGCTTCAAGATAAAAGATGAAGATATAAAAACTATAGAATACAATATTATAGCCATGAGGGAATATGACAGAGAAAAAGGAAAAAGTGTTATAACTGGATATATGGTTAGAAACGTTGTGCAAATTACTATAAAAGATATAAATAATGTAGGCAAAATAATTGATAGAGTTTCTGAAGTTGGAGCTAACTATATAACTAATATTACTTTTAGTGTAAAAGATAAAGAAAAATACTATTTAGAAGCTTTAAAAATGGCTATGGAAAATGCGAAAAATAAAGGGGCTGCTATTGCTAGTACTTTTGGAGTTAAATTAGATAAACCATATAAAGTTAATGAGTTATCTAATATGAATTATTCTGTAGTAGGAGGATATAGAGATTCATTTGCATACCTAAAAGAAGATGCTGTGAATACACCTATTTCACAAGGAGAACTTGAAATAAGAGCAAAAGTAAATGTAATATATAAGTATTAACCCTTGATGATACATCAAGGGTTTTATTTGTTTACTATTTATTCTATTTCTTATATACTTAATATAAGAAATTAACTATATACTAAAGAAGTCTTAAGGAGTTGGTTAAATGTCATTAAAAAGATTGATGGTAATTGACGGTAACAGTTTATTACATAGAGCATTTCATGCATTACCACCATTACAAACTAAAGAGGGAATATATACTAATGGAGTTTACGGTTTTTTGACAATGCTAAATAAAATAGTTGAAGAATATTCTCCTGAATATATATGTGTTGTGTTTGATAAGAAAACACCAACATTTAGGCATAAGGAGTATACAGAATATAAAGCAAATAGAGCTAAAACTCCAGATGAATTGATTATGCAGTTTGATATTCTAAAGGAAGTATTGAGTAAATTAAATATAACTACTTTAGAAATTGATGGATTTGAAGCAGATGATATTGCAGGAACGTTAGCATCAATAGGTGAAAAGAAAGGGTTAGAAACTATTTTAGTTACTGGTGACAAAGATTATTTGCAGTTAGTGACAAAAAAGACTAAAGTGTTGATAACTAGAAAGGGTATAACTAATCTGGAAATATATGATGAGCAAAGTGTGAAAGAAAAATATGGGATAAGTCCAGTACAATTAATTGATTTAAAAGGACTTATGGGAGATAAATCAGATAATATTCCTGGAGTACCTGGGATTGGTGAAAAAACGGGAATTAAACTTATAAAGGAATTTGGTTCGCTCGAAGAGATATATGAGAATTTAGAAAATATTTCAGGTAAAAAGCTTAAAGAGAGATTAATAGAGAATAGACTTCAGGCTTTTATGAGTAAAAAATTGGCCAAAATTATAACAGAAGTACCTATTAGTATAGATTTAGAAGAACTAAAGAAAAGAGAACCCGATTATGATGAACTTATAGATTTATATAAGAAGCTTGAATTTAACAGTTTATTAAGTAGAATTCGTAAAATTTCAAGTGATAAAGAAACATCTAATGATTTGACAATAAATATTGATTGCAATTATGAAATAGTACAAGATTTAGAAGTAATAGACAATATAATACAGAGCATAAATAAAAATAAAAATGTATATTTAAGATTTATTCAAGAGGACATAATAGTAGGTCTTACAGTCAAAACTGAAATGACAAAGACGTATTATATAGATTTAGTTGAAGAAGAGTTTAAAGATAAAGTTTTATTGAAATTAAAAAATATATTTGAAAATAAGGATATAGAAAAGAAAGGACATCATTTAAAAGAAGATATTTTAATACTTTTGAAAAATGGAATATATTTAAATGGAATAACATTCGACAGTATGATAGGTCAATACATAATAAACCCTTCACAAAATAGTTACAGCATTAAAGAACTAGCTAAGGAATATTTATCTGTTTTTATTGAAGATGAAGATGATATTTTAGGTAAAGGAAAAAGTAGAAAAAAGATAACAGATATTTCATTAGAAGAAAGAGCTAAGATATTTTCTACTCAACTAGAAATAATATCGAGAATTGAAAATGCGATAAAAGAAAAGATACAAAAATGCGACATGAATGAGTTGTATTATACAGTTGAATTACCTCTAATAGAAGTATTAGCATTTATGGAGTTTGAGGGATTTGCTGTAGATATTAAAAAATTAAATGAGCTAGGCGAAGAATTTGAAACAAAAATGGCAGAGCTTACAGACGAGATATATAGCATAGCAGGTGAAAAGTTTAATATAAATTCAACTAAGCAGCTAGGATATATTCTATTTGAAAAACTAGAATTACCAGTAATTAAAAAGACAAAAACAGGTTATTCAACAAATGCTGAAGTGCTAGAAAAATTAAAAGATAAACATCCTATTATAGAAAAAATACTTGAATACAGACGCATAATGAAATTAAAAACTACATATATTGATGGTTTGATTTCATTAGTAGATAAAGAAACCAATAAGATACATTCAACCTTTAATCAAACAATTACTACTACTGGAAGGATAAGCAGTACTGAACCTAATCTTCAAAATATACCTATAAAAACAGAAGAGGGAAGGAAAATTAGAAAAGTATTTATACCAAGTAGTGAAGAGTATAAGTTAGTTGATGCGGATTATTCACAAATTGAATTAAGAGTACTTGCTCATATTACAGATGATCCAAATTTAAAAGAGGCATTTTTCAATAATGAGGATATACATACTAAAACTGCAGCTGAGGTATTTAATGTGTCAAAAGCTGATGTAACACCTCTTATGAGAAGTAGAGCGAAAGCTGTGAATTTTGGTATAATATATGGCATAAGTGATTATGGATTAGCAAGAGATTTGAAGATTAGCAGAAAAGAAGCAAAACTTTATATAGAGAACTATTTTTCAAAATACAAAAAAGTTAAGGAATATATGGATAATATAATAAAAGAAGGAAAAGAAAAAGGATATGTAACAACAATTATGAATAGAAGAAGATATCTTCCAGAATTAAAGTCTAGGAATTTTAATATAAGATCTTTTGGTGAAAGAATGGCAATGAATACTCCTATACAAGGTAGTGCAGCAGATATAATAAAAATTGCCATGGTGAATGTTTTTAATGAATTGAGAAAGAAAAAATTAAAATCAAAGTTAATATTACAGGTTCACGATGAATTGATTATAGAGGCTCATAAAGATGAATTGGATGAGGTTAAGCAGATACTTAAGTTACAGATGGAGAATGCGTTTAAACTAAGCGTTCCTTTAAAAGTTGATATGAAGATAGGTGATAGCTGGTATGAAACAAAATAGAACAAGCAATACAAAGATTATAGGTTTAACAGGTGGGATAGCTACTGGTAAAAGTACAGTTACTAAGTTATTGAAAGAGCTTGGATATATAGTTATTGATGCTGATAAGATAGCAAGAGAGGTAGTTGAGGTTGGTAAGCCAGCATATTTAGATATTGTAAAAGAGTTTGGAAGAGACATTTTAGAGGAAAATAATCAAATAGATAGAAAGAAACTTGGAGAAATTATTTTTAAAGATGTAGAAAAAAGAAGAAAATTGAATCAAATTGTTCATCCAAGGATAATTCAAGAAATGATAAATAAAATAAAACAGTTTTGTGATGGAAACAAAGTAATATTTTTAGATATACCTTTATTGATAGAGGAAAAAAATATATTAGAAAAGCAAGGGTTAAAGTTTGATGAAATATGGTTGGTATATGCAGATGAAGAGAATCAGTTAAGTAGACTAATTGAGCGAGATAAATTAGATATGGAAAGTGCATTAAATAGGATACGTGCTCAAATGCCTATGACTGAAAAGCTAAAAATTGCAGATGTTGTTATAGATAATAATAGAGGGATAAGCGAATTGAAAGACCAAATTATAAAATTATTAAATAGGTATTAAATTTTCGGAGGGATTTTTTTGCCTTTAAAAAAATACAGGAAAATATTATCAATAATATGTACTTTAGTAGTAATTATAGCAGTTTTCACGAATTTAAAATGGATAGGAAAAATTATATATCCATTGTATTATGAAGATTATATTAAGAAATATTCTTATCAATATAATATTGACCCAATTTTAGTTGCTTCTATAATTAAAGTTGAAAGTAAGTATTATAAAGATGCGAAGTCACATAGAGGAGCTAAAGGGTTGATGCAGATTTCTCCTATTACTGGAAGATGGGCGGCAGAAGAAATAGGTATATTAGATTATAATGAAGATTATTTGTATGATCCTGAAATTAATATTATGATAGGATGTTGGTATTTAAATAAGTTACATAAGCAGTTTAAAAATGATATTAAATTAGTTTTAACTGCTTATAACGGTGGAAGTGGGAATGTAGAGAAATGGCTAAAAAATCCTATGTATAGTAGTGATGGAAAAAAACTTGACCAAATTCCTTTTGTAGAAACTAAAGAATATGTTGAAAAAGTACTCAAAACATATAAAATTTATAGATTTTTATACAAAGATATTTTGTAATTAATAAAACTTAAAATTTATTGAACTTGCTAAAAAATAGTTGTTATAATTAAAATGTGTATATACTTAAATTTTAGACAAGAGATGAAGAAAAAAACAAGGAGGAATTTTTTTGAAACTCAAAAAAATATTAGTAGCATTTATAGCGCTTATGTTAACAATTAGTTTGATTGGCTGCGGTATTGATAATCAACTAGATGATATTAAAGGCAAGGAAAATGAAAGTGATAATACAGATCAAAACGAAGTTTATGAACCAGCTTTTGGTGGAGAGATAGTGGTACCTATTTCCTATATTAAAACATTTAATCCATTATTGAGTAGTGACAAGAGTTTATATTATTTTAATAAATTAATATATGAAAGTTTATTTGATTTTGATGAAAATCTAAACTTAAGAAAAGTACTAGTAGAAGACTATAAAATTAGTAAGGATGGTCAGACTGTAGATATTAAGCTTAAAGATAATATTACATGGCATGATGGGTATAAGTTTACTGCTTCAGATGTAAAGTTTACAGTAGATGTAATAAAATATGGTGCAAATGATGTTTTATATAAAGATATGTTAGAAACTGCATTTAAAGCTGCTAAACCTACAGATATACAGCATATTCTAAATGTTAAAATTATAGATGATTTGAATTTACAAATACATTTTGATAGAGCTTATAGTAATGCGCTTGAAAGTTTAACATTTCCAATAATACCTAAGCACCAGTTTGTTGAGGAAGGAGTTAAGATAAAAAAGAAAACATATTTAAAAGCTTTAAGTGAAGATATTATTCCTATAGGTACAGGACCATATAAATTTAACAAATATAATAAGCTTAAATGGGTTGAGCTTGTAAGAAATGATGATTGGCATTTAGGTAGACCTTATATTTCTAAAATTATTGGAAAAATATTATCAGATAATGAACTAGCAGTAGTATCATTTGAAACTGGGCAATTAGATTTAACTAGGGCAGAAGGTGTGGATTGGGAAAAATATGCTCAAAACAATAAAGTAGCAATATATGAATATATTACTCAAAAGTATGAGTTTTTAGGATTTAATTTTAGAAATAAGTTAATCAATAGTGAAAAAGGTTTAGCTTTAAGAAAGGCAATTGCATATGCGATAAACAGGGATAATATAATTAATAAAGTTTATTTAGGTCATGCAACAAAAGTAGATGTACCAATTCATCCGAATTCTTGGTTATTATCTCAAAAAAATGCTTACAATTATAGCATAGATAAAGCTAAAGAAATTTTAAATAAAGCTGGATGGGAAGATACAGATAATGATGGTATTTTAGAGGATGAAAGTGGCAACAAACTAAAGTTTAGGCTGTTAACAAATTCATATAATCCATTAAGATTAAAGACTGCGAACATGATAATAGAAGATTTAAAAGCCGTTGGAATAGAAGTAATTCCACAGTATGATACTACAGTAGATAATATTGATGTAGAAACTGCAGAAAGACAATGGAATAATATGGTTAATAAAATTCAAAACGGTGATTTTGATTTAGTACTTCTTGGTTGGGAATTATCTTTGCTTCCAGATTTATCTTTCGCTTTTCATTCAACTCAAATAGATGAAGGAAGTAATTTTATTAATTATAAAAATGAAAGTATGGATCAGCTTTTAGTAAAAGCTTTTAGAGCTACTACTAGAGCAGAAAAGAAAAGAGTTTATGAAGAGATTCAAAAATTAATAGTTAAAGATTTACCTTATGTAAGTTTATTTTTTAGAAATAATGCAATACTTGTTGATAATAAAATAAAAGGCGAAATCAAACCAAATTATGCCAATATATATAATGATATTGACAAATGGTTTATTCCAAAAAAATTTCAAGAAGAGAATAAGAATGATTAATTAGATTAGAACTTGACATTAATAAAATTAGCAGCTATACTAAGAAAGTGTTTAATAAGCGCCGTGGTGGTGGAATTGGCAGACACGCTATCTTGAGGGGGTAGTGAGCTGATGCTCGTGCGGGTTCGAGTCCCGCCCACGGCACCAGAAGATAATAAAGGGAGCATTTAGCTCCCTTTTTCATTTAAGTTTATTCTTAATAGCAATAGCAGAATAGTATAACTAATAGTAAGAAGAAGAACAATAAGCTGTCATTGTAGCCGCATCCGCATTGAGTATCAGCCATATATATCCCTCCTATATTGGCATTTACATATACTTGAAATATAGTTATTAAAGATATTTAATTTGAATATTAAAATATTTTTGTAAAATTATCTGTTACAACCAAATCCTCCATAGCAATTACAGAATATTACAACTAGCAATAGGAAGAAGAATAACAATTCGCTGCCGCCGTCACAACCAAATAATCCGCCTAGAAGACCTTTTCCTTCAGCCATATATATAACCTCCTTATTTCTACTATATTTTCTTGGTCACTATATAATATGATTAGAGTTCAAAATGGGTGAAAAAGATTTTGATTTTATTTTTTAGTAATTATGACCAAAGCCACCAAATAGAATTACAAGTATTAGAAAGAAGAAAAGTAAGCTTTCATTTCCACCGCCAAATAAACCATCAAAAAGACCTTGTGCCATGAATAAACCTCCTTTAAATATATTTTTTCGAGTTTAATACATTATATAGATAAATCTACTATTTTGACACAGAAAAAGTTAACTGATAAAATTTAAATTATAAATATTAATAATATTTTGAAGGAAAAAAGAAACATTTATTGAATAATATATATATATTATTGGGGTAAGGGGTTTTGGTATGCTAAGTAAACTAAGGAAGCATTATGAAATCATTATTGGGACAATTGGTTTTGGATTACTTTTTTTATTAACTATTACTAATAAAGAGCATTATTACTTTGATATTTCATTATTTGCAATTTTGAGTATATCAGGTATTTTACTTGAAAGCATAAGCATAAAAATTGATGATTTTACTGTAACTCTAGGTTCTGCAGTAATGCTTGGCTC
This window encodes:
- a CDS encoding RNA polymerase sigma factor, which encodes MKKSEHILIKKSSEGNVDAFEELIKEYEKRAYNIAYRLLKNSEDAMDVVQEAFIKIYKSIREFKFKSSFSTWVYRIVVNTTIDFIRSKKVIYSLDETIKSEKGDIKREVADYENTPEIELERKLTKELVQKSIDKLDDIHRTVIILRDIQGFSYDEISEILDCSLGTVKSRISRGRIALKEIILKEMEPKEVNSSQKK
- a CDS encoding DUF4349 domain-containing protein, which translates into the protein MDCKSFEEKMSLYIDDMLDAVEKNEFKQHLNECSKCRTLFKNMNSIVNYARDCEEIELPEDFNEKLRIKLKEIKKPKGYKNKFKVLSTIAAAFLIVIISVSAILMVINFPGNNFKMGKSMVEERANYDTQEAPMQMASEFKPSQPELDRGEASDYSTSYGTDSNRAESITLTDEENAKQSKLENRKIIDEAYVELDVEDYDKVFNEIIDYVKFLGGYIENSESGYQYNKFREEKEPLKRGYLRVRVPSDKFEDAIKYIDSLGIIKRKNLTGRDITEQYYDIENRVKNLKIQEERLREILRKAEKVEEILMIENELRRIRTEIDQNTSVLKKWDSLVALATINISLNEVEILNKEIKNVDKSIFEKSKEGFITTVNNIIKLFEKTIIFLITILPIIILISILFAIAYFLYQKYKYRRD
- a CDS encoding SIMPL domain-containing protein gives rise to the protein MKNKIAILSILFALVLIGGYVLGSTSQTVDNVLADEKNDLGNTITVSGEGVVKVKPDIAYINIGIETIGKNSQDAQIENKNKMTNIMSKIRSFKIKDEDIKTIEYNIIAMREYDREKGKSVITGYMVRNVVQITIKDINNVGKIIDRVSEVGANYITNITFSVKDKEKYYLEALKMAMENAKNKGAAIASTFGVKLDKPYKVNELSNMNYSVVGGYRDSFAYLKEDAVNTPISQGELEIRAKVNVIYKY
- the polA gene encoding DNA polymerase I, which produces MSLKRLMVIDGNSLLHRAFHALPPLQTKEGIYTNGVYGFLTMLNKIVEEYSPEYICVVFDKKTPTFRHKEYTEYKANRAKTPDELIMQFDILKEVLSKLNITTLEIDGFEADDIAGTLASIGEKKGLETILVTGDKDYLQLVTKKTKVLITRKGITNLEIYDEQSVKEKYGISPVQLIDLKGLMGDKSDNIPGVPGIGEKTGIKLIKEFGSLEEIYENLENISGKKLKERLIENRLQAFMSKKLAKIITEVPISIDLEELKKREPDYDELIDLYKKLEFNSLLSRIRKISSDKETSNDLTINIDCNYEIVQDLEVIDNIIQSINKNKNVYLRFIQEDIIVGLTVKTEMTKTYYIDLVEEEFKDKVLLKLKNIFENKDIEKKGHHLKEDILILLKNGIYLNGITFDSMIGQYIINPSQNSYSIKELAKEYLSVFIEDEDDILGKGKSRKKITDISLEERAKIFSTQLEIISRIENAIKEKIQKCDMNELYYTVELPLIEVLAFMEFEGFAVDIKKLNELGEEFETKMAELTDEIYSIAGEKFNINSTKQLGYILFEKLELPVIKKTKTGYSTNAEVLEKLKDKHPIIEKILEYRRIMKLKTTYIDGLISLVDKETNKIHSTFNQTITTTGRISSTEPNLQNIPIKTEEGRKIRKVFIPSSEEYKLVDADYSQIELRVLAHITDDPNLKEAFFNNEDIHTKTAAEVFNVSKADVTPLMRSRAKAVNFGIIYGISDYGLARDLKISRKEAKLYIENYFSKYKKVKEYMDNIIKEGKEKGYVTTIMNRRRYLPELKSRNFNIRSFGERMAMNTPIQGSAADIIKIAMVNVFNELRKKKLKSKLILQVHDELIIEAHKDELDEVKQILKLQMENAFKLSVPLKVDMKIGDSWYETK
- the coaE gene encoding dephospho-CoA kinase (Dephospho-CoA kinase (CoaE) performs the final step in coenzyme A biosynthesis.) encodes the protein MKQNRTSNTKIIGLTGGIATGKSTVTKLLKELGYIVIDADKIAREVVEVGKPAYLDIVKEFGRDILEENNQIDRKKLGEIIFKDVEKRRKLNQIVHPRIIQEMINKIKQFCDGNKVIFLDIPLLIEEKNILEKQGLKFDEIWLVYADEENQLSRLIERDKLDMESALNRIRAQMPMTEKLKIADVVIDNNRGISELKDQIIKLLNRY
- a CDS encoding lytic transglycosylase domain-containing protein gives rise to the protein MPLKKYRKILSIICTLVVIIAVFTNLKWIGKIIYPLYYEDYIKKYSYQYNIDPILVASIIKVESKYYKDAKSHRGAKGLMQISPITGRWAAEEIGILDYNEDYLYDPEINIMIGCWYLNKLHKQFKNDIKLVLTAYNGGSGNVEKWLKNPMYSSDGKKLDQIPFVETKEYVEKVLKTYKIYRFLYKDIL